In Caldalkalibacillus thermarum, the genomic window GTTGTGATGACTTTTACCGATTGGGACGGCATATCCACTTCTATCACATTTAAAGGGTTGGAAAATTACCGCATTGCTTTTAGTGATTCCCATTTTGTGGATTCCCTGCTCTTAACGTTTAAATATGTGCTTTATACACTCGTGTTGACCAATGTGATTGCCTTTGGCCTGGCGTTGCTTGTCACTAGCGGGATAAGGGGCCAAAATTTTTTTCGCATGGGCTTTTTCACACCTAATCTGATCGGCGGCATTATTTTGGGCTTCATCTGGCAGTTTATTTTTTCCCGCGTCATCGTTTATCTAGGCGAAGCTTTAAACTGGCAAATCTTTTCTTCCTCGTGGCTGGCTGACCCTGATAAAGCCTTTTGGACCCTGGTGATCGTCGGGGTGTGGCAATCTTCCGGCTACATGATGTTGATTTATATTGCCGGTTTAATGGGCATTCCTAAATCC contains:
- a CDS encoding carbohydrate ABC transporter permease, with the translated sequence MYGERTLLERLKVFSLFAFIPLFAFTAVVLIPFLLGVVMTFTDWDGISTSITFKGLENYRIAFSDSHFVDSLLLTFKYVLYTLVLTNVIAFGLALLVTSGIRGQNFFRMGFFTPNLIGGIILGFIWQFIFSRVIVYLGEALNWQIFSSSWLADPDKAFWTLVIVGVWQSSGYMMLIYIAGLMGIPKSLLEAAKIDGASKWQQLIRIKIPLMITAFTISVFLTLQRSFVVYEVNLSLTNGGPFRSTELLAMHVYNEAFLYQNFGPGQAKAFILFLVVAAIALIQVRAMKKLEVEA